One window from the genome of Magnolia sinica isolate HGM2019 chromosome 4, MsV1, whole genome shotgun sequence encodes:
- the LOC131243119 gene encoding protein PHYLLO, chloroplastic-like, with protein sequence MSLLVVPYLHGWRDSWSDLFLTTDPYLDLVIASDIILCNEPVHSKDDIIKFCEETSLPVALDETIDHIQGDPLNKLMAFVHPGIVVVVIKPSVVEGV encoded by the exons ATGAGTCTGCTAGTAGTGCCTTATCTACATGGATGGCGAG ATTCATGGAGCGACCTCTTTCTAACAACTGATCCATATTTGGACTTGGTCATTGCCAGTGATATCATATTATGTAAT GAACCTGTGCATTCTAAAGATGATATCATAAAGTTTTGTGAAGAAACTAGTTTACCTGTGGCATTAGATGAAACTATTGACCATATTCAAGGAGATCCTCTCAATAAGCTTATGGCATTTGTACACCCAGGAATAGTTGTTGTT GTTATTAAACCAAGTGTTGTTGAGGGGGTTTGA